GTAGTGGACGTGCGCGGTCGAGGCGTTGCCGCTGTCCCCGCACAGCCCGATGATCTCTCCCTGAAGAACCTGGGCGCCTTCGGGGACGCTGATTTCGTCGAGGTGTGCGTAGAGCGATTCGAGGCCGTCGCCGTGGTCGATCTCCACCACCTTCCCGTAGCCGCTGCGCACGCCCGCATAGGTGACCACGCCATCGGCCGTGGCCACGACGGGCGTGCCCACAGGCGCCTTGATGTCGATCCCGTTGTGCATCTTGTTATTGCGGCCTCGTGGCCCGAAACGGGAGATGACGATGCGCTCGGGGTGCTCCATGGGCCAGATGGAGGGTTCACG
This sequence is a window from Candidatus Hydrogenedentota bacterium. Protein-coding genes within it:
- a CDS encoding M23 family metallopeptidase, yielding MNKNTHKSLYVLIIALMAGVASISGCATFSGASGTAGGAVVFDPAPPRSVQTQSLRDVRFRRFVTSETYVPSEWTREPSIWPMEHPERIVISRFGPRGRNNKMHNGIDIKAPVGTPVVATADGVVTYAGVRSGYGKVVEIDHGDGLESLYAHLDEISVPEGAQVLQGEIIGLCGDSGNASTAHVHYEVLIDKQPYDPWLFLPAIEE